AGGCGCCACAAATGGATCGACCCAGATAATCCATCGGGAGAGATAGCCTTGCGTGTTCTTTAACCCGAATGTTTCTTCGATCCGGCATCGCGCAACGATGCCGCTCGCTGAAGCGTCTTCCCTGTGATTCCAGATCGCTGTGCAATCATCATCTCGCCTCATGAACTTTCTGGGTTAAACTGCACTATCGGGCGCTGCACCGGCTTCGGTAAAGACCGATCGGCGGGAAGCCTCTGGCCGACCGCGCAATGACGTCAGACACCGTACCGTGGAGTCGTCGATAAATACACGCCGCAAGCTCGGTGCGGCCCAGTTGATTGAGCGGCAGGCGGTGCCTGTTGGCGCCTCGTGCAACAGCAACGGCAGTGCACGGCGTAACCGATACGAACAGACCCTATGTCGGAGTAGAGGCTCCATGCGCGGAAACAAATCCCCTCTTTTCAAACGCCTTCCTCATGTGCTGTGCGTGGACGAGAGCAACAGCGACCGCTCGCAGATGGCGGAAGGCTACCTGCATACATTCGCCAGCACCCTGCTCGACGTGCAGTCGGCGGGCATGCAGCACCACGGACTCAGCCGCATCGCCGTACAAGTCATGCAAGAGGATGGCGTAGACATCCGGCGGCATTCTGACGAACTCATTTCACGCGACCTGCTCCTGTGGGCAGACCTCATCATCACCATCAGCGGCCCATCCGAAGCGGTGCACCTGCCGATTCCGAGCAGTGCCGTCGAGAAACGTTGGCTCATCGCCCCGCCAGCGGTTACCGGCGACGCAGATCCGGTCATTGCGTACCGGCACACACGTGACGAAATCAAACGCCGCGTACAACAATTGGTCAACGCACTCAAACTCTCGCGTGGCAACGCCGCCTGAACGTGCGTCTACCGCGCCCGGAGCCGATACGCCGGGCCGTTGACGCAGGCCACCCAGAAGCCAACCGAGCACAACCGAAGACGCACACATGGCCGGAACACTTTTCGATCAACTCAAACAGGCTGGCCTCGTCGATGACAAGAAAGCCCAGCAGGTCAAACGCGAGAAACACCAGCAACGCAAACAAGCCAAAGGCAAACAGCCTTCGCGAGACGACGCAGCGTCGACGCGCGCGGCCAAAGCGGCCGCACAAAAAGCCGAGCGTGACCGCCAGCTCAATCGTGAACGCCAGCAGCAACTGGCGGACAAAGCCGAGCAGGCCGCGCTACGCCAGATGATCGAAGCCAATCGCCTCAGCGGCTGGGAAGGCGACCTGG
This genomic stretch from Acidihalobacter ferrooxydans harbors:
- a CDS encoding DUF2058 domain-containing protein, which translates into the protein MAGTLFDQLKQAGLVDDKKAQQVKREKHQQRKQAKGKQPSRDDAASTRAAKAAAQKAERDRQLNRERQQQLADKAEQAALRQMIEANRLSGWEGDLAHHFTDGKVIKTLYTTADIRARLAAGRVRIARCDGGYALLPSVTAEKIEQRGGTDVLIPLPQDTAPLTDEDREYYAKFEVPDDLIW